The Chlorocebus sabaeus isolate Y175 chromosome 16, mChlSab1.0.hap1, whole genome shotgun sequence genome window below encodes:
- the KIF19 gene encoding kinesin-like protein KIF19 isoform X3: protein MKDSGDSKDQQLMVALRVRPISVAELEEGATLIAHKVDEQMVVLMDPMEDPDDILRAHRSREKSYLFDVAFDFTATQEMVYQATTKSLIEGVISGYNATVFAYGPTGCGKTYTMLGTDQEPGIYVRTLNDLFRAIEETSNDMEYEVSMSYLEIYNEMIRDLLNPSLGYLELREDSKGVIQVAGITEVSTINAKEIMQLLMKGNRQRTQEPTAANQTSSRSHAVLQVAVRQRSRVKNILQEVRQGRLFMVDLAGSERASQTQNRGQRMKEGAHINRSLLALGNCINALSDKGSNKYINYRDSKLTRLLKVKQNLLNVSYHIAQYTSIIADLRGEIQRLKCKIDEQTGRGQARGRQDRGDIRHIQAEVQLHSGQGEQAGMGQLREQLVSAFQEQMDVRRRLLELENRAMEVQIDTSRHLLTIAGWKHEKSRRALKWREEQRKECYAKDDSEKDSDTGDDQPDILEPPEVVAARESIAALVGEQKQLCKQKLALEQRCRELRVRGRRLEETLPRRIGSEEQREVLSLLCRVHELEVENTEMQSHALLRDGALRHRHEAVRRLEQHRSLCDEIIQGQRQIIDDYNLAVPQRLEELYQVYLRELEEGSLERATIMDQVASRALQDSSLPKITPAGTSLTPDSDPESVKTLSSDAQRLRNSALPPLSTESEGHHVFKAGTGAWQAKSSSVPTPPPIQLGSLVMQEAPAQDSLGSWISSSPDSSEILLEIPLSHKERKEIMTGTKCISVKAARRRSQALGTEGRHLLAPATERSSLSLHSLSEGDDARSPGPLACKWPPSPMLQHAASEDNLSSSTGEAPSRAVGHHGDGPGPWLRGQKKNLGKKREESLEAKRRKRRSPSFEVAGQGLSRPKTHLLGSHQAERISDHRMPVCRHPAPGIRHLGKVTLPLAKVRLPPSQNTGPGDSSPLAVPPNPAGGSRRATRGPHLPHGTSTHGKDGCSRHN from the exons ATGGTGGTTCTCATGGACCCAATGGAGGATCCCGACGACATCCTGCGGGCACATCGCTCCCGGGAGAAGTCCTACCTGTTTGACGTGGCCTTTGACTTCACTGCCACCCAG GAGATGGTGTATCAGGCCACCACCAAGAGCCTCATCGAAGGCGTCATCTCAGGCTACAATGCCACTGTCTTTGCCTATGGCCCCACAG GCTGTGGGAAAACCTACACCATGCTGGGCACAGACCAGGAGCCCGGCATTTACGTTCGGACCCTCAATGACCTCTTCCGTGCCATCGAGGAGACCAGCAACGACATGGAGTATGAGGTCTCCATGTCCTACCTGGAG ATCTACAATGAGATGATCCGGGACCTGCTGAACCCCTCCCTGGGCTACCTGGAGCTACGGGAGGACTCCAAGGGGGTGATCCAGGTGGCCGGCATCACCGAAGTCTCCACCATCAATGCCAAGGAG ATCATGCAGCTGCTGATGAAGGGGAACCGGCAGAGGACCCAGGAGCCCACGGCCGCCAACCAGACGTCCTCCCGCTCCCACGCGGTGCTGCAGGTGGCCGTGCGCCAGCGCAGCCGGGTCAAGAACATCTTGCAGGAGGTGCGGCAGGGCCGCCTGTTCATGGTCGACCTGGCGGGTTCGGAGCGTGCCTCCCAG ACACAGAACCGTGGGCAGCGCATGAAGGAGGGGGCCCACATCAACCGCTCACTGCTGGCACTGGGCAACTGCATCAACGCCCTGAGTGACAAGGGTAGCAACAAGTACATCAACTATCGCGACAGCAAGCTCACCCGACTCCTCAAG GTGAAGCAGAACCTGCTGAACGTCTCCTACCACATCGCCCAGTACACCAGCATCATCGCTGACCTGCGGGGCGAGATCCAGCGACTCAAGTGCAAGATTGATGAGCAGACTGGGCGGGGACAGGCCCGGGGCCGGCAGGATCGGGGTGACATCCGCCACATCCAAG CTGAGGTCCAGCTGCACAGCGGGCAGGGTGAGCAGGCTGGCATGGGACAGCTTCGGGAGCAGCTTGTCAGCGCCTTCCAGGAGCAGATGGATGTGCGGAGGCGCCTGCTGGAACTGGAGAACCGTGCCATGGAGGTCCAGATTGACACCTCCCGACACCTGCTCACCATCGCTGG CTGGAAGCATGAGAAGTCCCGCAGGGCCCTCAAGTGGCGGGAGGAACAGCGGAAGGAGTGCTACGCTAAGGACGACAGTGAGAAGGACTCAGACACAGGCGATGACCAGCCGGACATCCTGGAGCCGCCCGAGGTGGTTGCAGCCCGGGAGAGCATCGCAGCCCTGGTGGGCGAGCAGAAGCAGCTGTGCAAGCAGAAG CTGGCGCTGGAGCAGCGCTGCCGGGAGCTGCGCGTGCGGGGCCGGCGCCTGGAGGAGACCCTGCCCCGGCGCATCGGCTCCGAGGAGCAGCGCGAGGTGCTCAGCCTGCTGTGCCGCGTGCACGAGCTCGAGGTGGAGAACACCGAGATGCAGTCGCACGCGCTGCTCCGCGACGGTGCGCTCCGCCACCGCCACGAGGCCGTGCGCCGCCTGGAGCAGCACCGCAGTCTCTGCGACGAGATTATCCAGGGCCAGCGGCAGATCATCGACG ACTACAACCTGGCTGTCCCGCAGCGCCTGGAAGAGCTCTACCAAGTGTACCTGCGGGAATTGGAGGAGGGCAGCCTGGAGCGGGCCACCATCATGGACCAAGTGGCCTCCAGGGCCCTGCAG GACAGCTCCTTGCCCAAAATTACCCCAGCAGGAACCTCACTGACCCCAGATTCTGACCCAGAGAGTGTGAAGACACTGAGCTCTGATGCCCAGCGCCTGCGGAACAgcgctctccctcccctcagcacAGAGAG TGAAGGCCACCACGTGTTCAAGGCTGGTACTGGGGCCTGGCAGGCCAAAAGCTCCTCTGtgcccaccccacctcccatCCAGCTCGGCAGCCTGGTGATGCAGGAG GCCCCGGCTCAGGACAGCCTGGGCAGCTGGATCAGCTCTTCCCCCGACAGCAGTGAGATCCTGTTGGAGATCCCCTTGTCCCACAAAG AGAGGAAGGAGATCATGACTGGCACCAAGTGCATCTCGGTGAAGGCCGCCCGGCGGCGCTCGCAGGCCCTGGGCACCGAGGGGCGACACCTGCTGGCACCTGCAACAGAGCGCAGCAGCCTATCCCTGCACTCGCTGAGCGAGGGCGATGATGCGCGGTCACCAGGCCCGCTGGCCTGCAAGTGGCCACCCAGCCCCATGTTGCAGCATGCTGCCAGTGAGGACAACCTGTCCAGCAGCACGGGCGAGGCCCCGTCTCGGGCAGTCGGGCATCATGGGGACGGTCCTGGGCCCTGGCTGCGTGGCCAGAAGAAAAACCTGGGCAAGAAAAGGGAGGAGTCGCTGGAGGCAAAGAGAAGGAAGCGGAGGTCCCCATCCTTCGAGGTCGCCGGGCAAGGG CTCTCCCGCCCCAAGACACACCTCCTGGGGTCCCATCAGGCGGAGCGCATCTCAGACCACAGGATGCCAGTGTGCAGGCACCCAGCCCCTGGTATCCGGCATCTGGGAAAGGTCACACTACCTTTGGCCAAAGTCAGACTCCCTCCAAGCCAGAACACGG GCCCGGGGGACTCCTCACCCCTGGCTGTTCCCCCCAACCCAGCTGGTGGTTCTCGACGGGCTACCCGTGGGCCCCACCTGCCCCACGGTACAAGCACCCATGGCAAAGATGGATGCTCCCGGCATAACTGA
- the KIF19 gene encoding kinesin-like protein KIF19 isoform X2 yields the protein MSRYAGRCGRSYSTEVCSDGSTHLMVVLMDPMEDPDDILRAHRSREKSYLFDVAFDFTATQEMVYQATTKSLIEGVISGYNATVFAYGPTGCGKTYTMLGTDQEPGIYVRTLNDLFRAIEETSNDMEYEVSMSYLEIYNEMIRDLLNPSLGYLELREDSKGVIQVAGITEVSTINAKEIMQLLMKGNRQRTQEPTAANQTSSRSHAVLQVAVRQRSRVKNILQEVRQGRLFMVDLAGSERASQTQNRGQRMKEGAHINRSLLALGNCINALSDKGSNKYINYRDSKLTRLLKDSLGGNSRTVMIAHISPASSAFEESRNTLTYAGRAKNIKTRVKQNLLNVSYHIAQYTSIIADLRGEIQRLKCKIDEQTGRGQARGRQDRGDIRHIQAEVQLHSGQGEQAGMGQLREQLVSAFQEQMDVRRRLLELENRAMEVQIDTSRHLLTIAGWKHEKSRRALKWREEQRKECYAKDDSEKDSDTGDDQPDILEPPEVVAARESIAALVGEQKQLCKQKLALEQRCRELRVRGRRLEETLPRRIGSEEQREVLSLLCRVHELEVENTEMQSHALLRDGALRHRHEAVRRLEQHRSLCDEIIQGQRQIIDDYNLAVPQRLEELYQVYLRELEEGSLERATIMDQVASRALQDSSLPKITPAGTSLTPDSDPESVKTLSSDAQRLRNSALPPLSTESEGHHVFKAGTGAWQAKSSSVPTPPPIQLGSLVMQEAPAQDSLGSWISSSPDSSEILLEIPLSHKERKEIMTGTKCISVKAARRRSQALGTEGRHLLAPATERSSLSLHSLSEGDDARSPGPLACKWPPSPMLQHAASEDNLSSSTGEAPSRAVGHHGDGPGPWLRGQKKNLGKKREESLEAKRRKRRSPSFEVAGQGLSRPKTHLLGSHQAERISDHRMPVCRHPAPGIRHLGKVTLPLAKVRLPPSQNTGPGDSSPLAVPPNPAGGSRRATRGPHLPHGTSTHGKDGCSRHN from the exons ATGGTGGTTCTCATGGACCCAATGGAGGATCCCGACGACATCCTGCGGGCACATCGCTCCCGGGAGAAGTCCTACCTGTTTGACGTGGCCTTTGACTTCACTGCCACCCAG GAGATGGTGTATCAGGCCACCACCAAGAGCCTCATCGAAGGCGTCATCTCAGGCTACAATGCCACTGTCTTTGCCTATGGCCCCACAG GCTGTGGGAAAACCTACACCATGCTGGGCACAGACCAGGAGCCCGGCATTTACGTTCGGACCCTCAATGACCTCTTCCGTGCCATCGAGGAGACCAGCAACGACATGGAGTATGAGGTCTCCATGTCCTACCTGGAG ATCTACAATGAGATGATCCGGGACCTGCTGAACCCCTCCCTGGGCTACCTGGAGCTACGGGAGGACTCCAAGGGGGTGATCCAGGTGGCCGGCATCACCGAAGTCTCCACCATCAATGCCAAGGAG ATCATGCAGCTGCTGATGAAGGGGAACCGGCAGAGGACCCAGGAGCCCACGGCCGCCAACCAGACGTCCTCCCGCTCCCACGCGGTGCTGCAGGTGGCCGTGCGCCAGCGCAGCCGGGTCAAGAACATCTTGCAGGAGGTGCGGCAGGGCCGCCTGTTCATGGTCGACCTGGCGGGTTCGGAGCGTGCCTCCCAG ACACAGAACCGTGGGCAGCGCATGAAGGAGGGGGCCCACATCAACCGCTCACTGCTGGCACTGGGCAACTGCATCAACGCCCTGAGTGACAAGGGTAGCAACAAGTACATCAACTATCGCGACAGCAAGCTCACCCGACTCCTCAAG GATTCTCTGGGAGGAAACAGCCGCACAGTGATGATCGCTCACATCAGTCCTGCGAGTAGTGCCTTTGAGGAGTCCCGGAACACCCTGACGTACGCCGGCCGGGCCAAGAACATTAAGACTAGG GTGAAGCAGAACCTGCTGAACGTCTCCTACCACATCGCCCAGTACACCAGCATCATCGCTGACCTGCGGGGCGAGATCCAGCGACTCAAGTGCAAGATTGATGAGCAGACTGGGCGGGGACAGGCCCGGGGCCGGCAGGATCGGGGTGACATCCGCCACATCCAAG CTGAGGTCCAGCTGCACAGCGGGCAGGGTGAGCAGGCTGGCATGGGACAGCTTCGGGAGCAGCTTGTCAGCGCCTTCCAGGAGCAGATGGATGTGCGGAGGCGCCTGCTGGAACTGGAGAACCGTGCCATGGAGGTCCAGATTGACACCTCCCGACACCTGCTCACCATCGCTGG CTGGAAGCATGAGAAGTCCCGCAGGGCCCTCAAGTGGCGGGAGGAACAGCGGAAGGAGTGCTACGCTAAGGACGACAGTGAGAAGGACTCAGACACAGGCGATGACCAGCCGGACATCCTGGAGCCGCCCGAGGTGGTTGCAGCCCGGGAGAGCATCGCAGCCCTGGTGGGCGAGCAGAAGCAGCTGTGCAAGCAGAAG CTGGCGCTGGAGCAGCGCTGCCGGGAGCTGCGCGTGCGGGGCCGGCGCCTGGAGGAGACCCTGCCCCGGCGCATCGGCTCCGAGGAGCAGCGCGAGGTGCTCAGCCTGCTGTGCCGCGTGCACGAGCTCGAGGTGGAGAACACCGAGATGCAGTCGCACGCGCTGCTCCGCGACGGTGCGCTCCGCCACCGCCACGAGGCCGTGCGCCGCCTGGAGCAGCACCGCAGTCTCTGCGACGAGATTATCCAGGGCCAGCGGCAGATCATCGACG ACTACAACCTGGCTGTCCCGCAGCGCCTGGAAGAGCTCTACCAAGTGTACCTGCGGGAATTGGAGGAGGGCAGCCTGGAGCGGGCCACCATCATGGACCAAGTGGCCTCCAGGGCCCTGCAG GACAGCTCCTTGCCCAAAATTACCCCAGCAGGAACCTCACTGACCCCAGATTCTGACCCAGAGAGTGTGAAGACACTGAGCTCTGATGCCCAGCGCCTGCGGAACAgcgctctccctcccctcagcacAGAGAG TGAAGGCCACCACGTGTTCAAGGCTGGTACTGGGGCCTGGCAGGCCAAAAGCTCCTCTGtgcccaccccacctcccatCCAGCTCGGCAGCCTGGTGATGCAGGAG GCCCCGGCTCAGGACAGCCTGGGCAGCTGGATCAGCTCTTCCCCCGACAGCAGTGAGATCCTGTTGGAGATCCCCTTGTCCCACAAAG AGAGGAAGGAGATCATGACTGGCACCAAGTGCATCTCGGTGAAGGCCGCCCGGCGGCGCTCGCAGGCCCTGGGCACCGAGGGGCGACACCTGCTGGCACCTGCAACAGAGCGCAGCAGCCTATCCCTGCACTCGCTGAGCGAGGGCGATGATGCGCGGTCACCAGGCCCGCTGGCCTGCAAGTGGCCACCCAGCCCCATGTTGCAGCATGCTGCCAGTGAGGACAACCTGTCCAGCAGCACGGGCGAGGCCCCGTCTCGGGCAGTCGGGCATCATGGGGACGGTCCTGGGCCCTGGCTGCGTGGCCAGAAGAAAAACCTGGGCAAGAAAAGGGAGGAGTCGCTGGAGGCAAAGAGAAGGAAGCGGAGGTCCCCATCCTTCGAGGTCGCCGGGCAAGGG CTCTCCCGCCCCAAGACACACCTCCTGGGGTCCCATCAGGCGGAGCGCATCTCAGACCACAGGATGCCAGTGTGCAGGCACCCAGCCCCTGGTATCCGGCATCTGGGAAAGGTCACACTACCTTTGGCCAAAGTCAGACTCCCTCCAAGCCAGAACACGG GCCCGGGGGACTCCTCACCCCTGGCTGTTCCCCCCAACCCAGCTGGTGGTTCTCGACGGGCTACCCGTGGGCCCCACCTGCCCCACGGTACAAGCACCCATGGCAAAGATGGATGCTCCCGGCATAACTGA
- the KIF19 gene encoding kinesin-like protein KIF19 isoform X1 — MKDSGDSKDQQLMVALRVRPISVAELEEGATLIAHKVDEQMVVLMDPMEDPDDILRAHRSREKSYLFDVAFDFTATQEMVYQATTKSLIEGVISGYNATVFAYGPTGCGKTYTMLGTDQEPGIYVRTLNDLFRAIEETSNDMEYEVSMSYLEIYNEMIRDLLNPSLGYLELREDSKGVIQVAGITEVSTINAKEIMQLLMKGNRQRTQEPTAANQTSSRSHAVLQVAVRQRSRVKNILQEVRQGRLFMVDLAGSERASQTQNRGQRMKEGAHINRSLLALGNCINALSDKGSNKYINYRDSKLTRLLKDSLGGNSRTVMIAHISPASSAFEESRNTLTYAGRAKNIKTRVKQNLLNVSYHIAQYTSIIADLRGEIQRLKCKIDEQTGRGQARGRQDRGDIRHIQAEVQLHSGQGEQAGMGQLREQLVSAFQEQMDVRRRLLELENRAMEVQIDTSRHLLTIAGWKHEKSRRALKWREEQRKECYAKDDSEKDSDTGDDQPDILEPPEVVAARESIAALVGEQKQLCKQKLALEQRCRELRVRGRRLEETLPRRIGSEEQREVLSLLCRVHELEVENTEMQSHALLRDGALRHRHEAVRRLEQHRSLCDEIIQGQRQIIDDYNLAVPQRLEELYQVYLRELEEGSLERATIMDQVASRALQDSSLPKITPAGTSLTPDSDPESVKTLSSDAQRLRNSALPPLSTESEGHHVFKAGTGAWQAKSSSVPTPPPIQLGSLVMQEAPAQDSLGSWISSSPDSSEILLEIPLSHKERKEIMTGTKCISVKAARRRSQALGTEGRHLLAPATERSSLSLHSLSEGDDARSPGPLACKWPPSPMLQHAASEDNLSSSTGEAPSRAVGHHGDGPGPWLRGQKKNLGKKREESLEAKRRKRRSPSFEVAGQGLSRPKTHLLGSHQAERISDHRMPVCRHPAPGIRHLGKVTLPLAKVRLPPSQNTGPGDSSPLAVPPNPAGGSRRATRGPHLPHGTSTHGKDGCSRHN; from the exons ATGGTGGTTCTCATGGACCCAATGGAGGATCCCGACGACATCCTGCGGGCACATCGCTCCCGGGAGAAGTCCTACCTGTTTGACGTGGCCTTTGACTTCACTGCCACCCAG GAGATGGTGTATCAGGCCACCACCAAGAGCCTCATCGAAGGCGTCATCTCAGGCTACAATGCCACTGTCTTTGCCTATGGCCCCACAG GCTGTGGGAAAACCTACACCATGCTGGGCACAGACCAGGAGCCCGGCATTTACGTTCGGACCCTCAATGACCTCTTCCGTGCCATCGAGGAGACCAGCAACGACATGGAGTATGAGGTCTCCATGTCCTACCTGGAG ATCTACAATGAGATGATCCGGGACCTGCTGAACCCCTCCCTGGGCTACCTGGAGCTACGGGAGGACTCCAAGGGGGTGATCCAGGTGGCCGGCATCACCGAAGTCTCCACCATCAATGCCAAGGAG ATCATGCAGCTGCTGATGAAGGGGAACCGGCAGAGGACCCAGGAGCCCACGGCCGCCAACCAGACGTCCTCCCGCTCCCACGCGGTGCTGCAGGTGGCCGTGCGCCAGCGCAGCCGGGTCAAGAACATCTTGCAGGAGGTGCGGCAGGGCCGCCTGTTCATGGTCGACCTGGCGGGTTCGGAGCGTGCCTCCCAG ACACAGAACCGTGGGCAGCGCATGAAGGAGGGGGCCCACATCAACCGCTCACTGCTGGCACTGGGCAACTGCATCAACGCCCTGAGTGACAAGGGTAGCAACAAGTACATCAACTATCGCGACAGCAAGCTCACCCGACTCCTCAAG GATTCTCTGGGAGGAAACAGCCGCACAGTGATGATCGCTCACATCAGTCCTGCGAGTAGTGCCTTTGAGGAGTCCCGGAACACCCTGACGTACGCCGGCCGGGCCAAGAACATTAAGACTAGG GTGAAGCAGAACCTGCTGAACGTCTCCTACCACATCGCCCAGTACACCAGCATCATCGCTGACCTGCGGGGCGAGATCCAGCGACTCAAGTGCAAGATTGATGAGCAGACTGGGCGGGGACAGGCCCGGGGCCGGCAGGATCGGGGTGACATCCGCCACATCCAAG CTGAGGTCCAGCTGCACAGCGGGCAGGGTGAGCAGGCTGGCATGGGACAGCTTCGGGAGCAGCTTGTCAGCGCCTTCCAGGAGCAGATGGATGTGCGGAGGCGCCTGCTGGAACTGGAGAACCGTGCCATGGAGGTCCAGATTGACACCTCCCGACACCTGCTCACCATCGCTGG CTGGAAGCATGAGAAGTCCCGCAGGGCCCTCAAGTGGCGGGAGGAACAGCGGAAGGAGTGCTACGCTAAGGACGACAGTGAGAAGGACTCAGACACAGGCGATGACCAGCCGGACATCCTGGAGCCGCCCGAGGTGGTTGCAGCCCGGGAGAGCATCGCAGCCCTGGTGGGCGAGCAGAAGCAGCTGTGCAAGCAGAAG CTGGCGCTGGAGCAGCGCTGCCGGGAGCTGCGCGTGCGGGGCCGGCGCCTGGAGGAGACCCTGCCCCGGCGCATCGGCTCCGAGGAGCAGCGCGAGGTGCTCAGCCTGCTGTGCCGCGTGCACGAGCTCGAGGTGGAGAACACCGAGATGCAGTCGCACGCGCTGCTCCGCGACGGTGCGCTCCGCCACCGCCACGAGGCCGTGCGCCGCCTGGAGCAGCACCGCAGTCTCTGCGACGAGATTATCCAGGGCCAGCGGCAGATCATCGACG ACTACAACCTGGCTGTCCCGCAGCGCCTGGAAGAGCTCTACCAAGTGTACCTGCGGGAATTGGAGGAGGGCAGCCTGGAGCGGGCCACCATCATGGACCAAGTGGCCTCCAGGGCCCTGCAG GACAGCTCCTTGCCCAAAATTACCCCAGCAGGAACCTCACTGACCCCAGATTCTGACCCAGAGAGTGTGAAGACACTGAGCTCTGATGCCCAGCGCCTGCGGAACAgcgctctccctcccctcagcacAGAGAG TGAAGGCCACCACGTGTTCAAGGCTGGTACTGGGGCCTGGCAGGCCAAAAGCTCCTCTGtgcccaccccacctcccatCCAGCTCGGCAGCCTGGTGATGCAGGAG GCCCCGGCTCAGGACAGCCTGGGCAGCTGGATCAGCTCTTCCCCCGACAGCAGTGAGATCCTGTTGGAGATCCCCTTGTCCCACAAAG AGAGGAAGGAGATCATGACTGGCACCAAGTGCATCTCGGTGAAGGCCGCCCGGCGGCGCTCGCAGGCCCTGGGCACCGAGGGGCGACACCTGCTGGCACCTGCAACAGAGCGCAGCAGCCTATCCCTGCACTCGCTGAGCGAGGGCGATGATGCGCGGTCACCAGGCCCGCTGGCCTGCAAGTGGCCACCCAGCCCCATGTTGCAGCATGCTGCCAGTGAGGACAACCTGTCCAGCAGCACGGGCGAGGCCCCGTCTCGGGCAGTCGGGCATCATGGGGACGGTCCTGGGCCCTGGCTGCGTGGCCAGAAGAAAAACCTGGGCAAGAAAAGGGAGGAGTCGCTGGAGGCAAAGAGAAGGAAGCGGAGGTCCCCATCCTTCGAGGTCGCCGGGCAAGGG CTCTCCCGCCCCAAGACACACCTCCTGGGGTCCCATCAGGCGGAGCGCATCTCAGACCACAGGATGCCAGTGTGCAGGCACCCAGCCCCTGGTATCCGGCATCTGGGAAAGGTCACACTACCTTTGGCCAAAGTCAGACTCCCTCCAAGCCAGAACACGG GCCCGGGGGACTCCTCACCCCTGGCTGTTCCCCCCAACCCAGCTGGTGGTTCTCGACGGGCTACCCGTGGGCCCCACCTGCCCCACGGTACAAGCACCCATGGCAAAGATGGATGCTCCCGGCATAACTGA